In a single window of the Danio rerio strain Tuebingen ecotype United States chromosome 20, GRCz12tu, whole genome shotgun sequence genome:
- the tube1 gene encoding tubulin epsilon chain (The RefSeq protein has 3 substitutions compared to this genomic sequence), whose translation MTQSVVVQVGQCGNQVGCRFWDLALREHAHVNQMGVYDDALSSFFRNVDQRRGYGAEATGGKITGLKARAVLVDMEEGVLGGILQGPLRSLFSSAQLISDVSGSGNNWAVGHHTYGLAYREQIVDQVRKAAEHCDCLQCFFLIHSMGGGTGSGLGTFVLKLLEEEFPEVYRIVTSVYPTAEDDVITSPYNSVLAMKELTEHADCVLPVDNQSLVDIVGKIKHMSNTGKPGCAIKKDSTIISGQGGVVKVEKPFDAMNNIVANLLLNITSSARFEGSLNMDLNEIAMNLVPFPRLHYLVSSLTPLYTLADVSVPPRRLDQMFSDAFSKEHQLIRADPKHNLYLACALMLRGNVQLSDLRRNIERLRPTLPFVPWNQEGWKTSLCSVLPVGHSHSLLALANNTCVKSTFSELRERFMKLYRRKAHLHHYLAVDGMEQSGFTEALSSISTLIEDYTHLECPLMPNAPRLTMAT comes from the exons ATGACGCAGTCTGTCGTAGTCCAAG TTGGTCAGTGTGGGAATCAGGTGGGCTGCCGCTTCTGGGATCTCGCACTCAGAGAACATGCACACGTGAATCAA ATGGGAGTTTATGATGATGCGCTGAGCAGCTTCTTTAGGAACGTTGACCAGAG GAGAGGGTACGGAGCAGAGGCAACCGGCGGCAAGATCACAGCTCTGAAGGCCAGG GCCGTGTTAGTGGATATGGAGGAGGGAGTGCTTGGAGGGATTCTGCAGGGGCCGTTGCGTTCTCTCTTCAGCAGCGCACAGCTCATAAGCGATGTCTCTGGTTCAGGGAATAACTG GGCAGTCGGGCACCACACATATGGTTTGGCCTACAGAGAGCAGATCGTGGATCAGGTTCGCAAGGCTGCAGAACACTGTGACTGCCTTCAGTGCTTCTTCCTTATTCACTCCATGGGGGGAG GAACTGGTTCAGGGTTAGGCACGTTTGTGTTGAAGCTTCTAGAAGAGGAGTTCCCCGAGGTGTATCGGATCGTGACCTCCGTTTACCCCACTGCAGAAGATGATGTCATCACTTCTCCTTACAACAGCGTCCTAGCCATGAAAGAACTCACAGAACATGCAGACTGCGTCCTGCCGGTCGACAACCAG TCTCTGGTTGATATTGTCGGTAAGATAAAACACATGTCCAACACTGGCAAACCAGGCTGTGCTATCAAGAAGGACAGTACCATCATCTCTGGACAAGGAGGGGTGGTGAAGGTGGAGAAGCCCTTTGATGCCATGAACAACATTGTGGCCAATCTGCTTCTTAATATTACCAG TTCAGCGCGGTTTGAGGGCTCTCTCAACATGGATCTGAATGAGATAGCCATGAACCTGGTCCCTTTCCCACGTTTACACTACCTTGTGTCCAGCCTGACTCCTCTCTACACACTCGCTGATGTCAGTGTGCCACCCCGCAG GCTGGATCAGATGTTCTCGGATGCGTTCAGTAAGGAGCATCAGCTGATCAGAGCCGACCCCAAACACAACCTGTATCTGGCCTGTGCACTCATGCTGCGTGGAAACGTTCAGCTGTCGGACCTGCGGCGGAACATTGAGAG gcTGAGGCCCACCCTGCCGTTTGTCCCATGGAATCAGGAAGGATGGAAGACCAGCCTGTGTTCTGTCCCACCTGTGGGTCACTCACATTCTCTGCTGGCCTTAGCCAACAACACTTGTGTGAAGTCCACCTTTTCTGAACTGAGGGAACGCTTTATGAAGCTCTACCGCAGGAAG GCTCATTTGCATCATTATCTAGCCGTTGATGGCATGGAGCAGTCTGGATTCACTGAAGCGCTGTCATCAATCTCAACACTTATTGAAGACTACACACACCTGGAAAGCCCTCTCATGCCCAATGCCCCCAGACTCACCATGGCCACCTGA
- the ccn6 gene encoding cellular communication network factor 6 precursor (The RefSeq protein has 1 substitution compared to this genomic sequence) produces the protein MMLSLLCWFLLIFLSRGADSRREGTGPADKRQFCSWPCKCGVRPLCAPGVSSILDGCGCCKTCAQQIGESCNERDICDPHKSMYCDFSKDQPRYEVGICAYLMGVGCDLNGAHYDNGQAFQPNPLYKCTCISGSIGCTPAFIQKPTGMLSPAALQGQLPAGLKSSRNPKNQQDTTYRTMSAYRDPPLAWKKNCLVQTTAWSPCSRSCGIGISVRVNNDNSKCEMRKERRLCLLRPCDKNTLKRLKMPKGKTCKPKFQASKAEKLSLSGCTSVKKHRPTYCGVCTDKRCCVPNKSKMVNVEFHCKGGSNVRWKMQWITSCVCQRKCSNADDMFSELHLI, from the exons ATGATGCTATCACTACTGTGCTGGTTTCTGCTGATCTTTCTGAGTCGG GGTGCCGATAGCAGGCGAGAAGGGACAGGCCCGGCGGATAAAAGGCAGTTCTGTAGCTGGCCGTGTAAATGTGGTGTCCGGCCGCTGTGTGCCCCTGGTGTCAGCTCCATCTTGGATGGCTGTGGCTGCTGCAAAACATGCGCACGGCAGATTGGGGAATCGTGCAATGAAAGGGACATCTGTGATCCTCACAAGAGCATGTACTGTGACTTCTCCAAAGACCAGCCGCGCTATGAGGTCGGCATCTGTGCTT ACCTGATGGGGGTTGGTTGTGACCTGAATGGTGCTCACTATGATAACGGACAGGCCTTCCAGCCCAACCCACTCTACAAGTGCACTTGCATTTCTGGATCCATCGGCTGCACCCCTGCCTTCATCCAAAAGCCCACAGGAATGCTGAGTCCCGCTGCCCTCCAGGGCCAATTACCAGCAGGACTCAAGAGCAGTCGAAACCCCAAAAACCAACAGGACACCACCTATAGGACCATGTCAG CTTACAGGGATCCTCCTTTAGCCTGGAAGAAGAACTGTTTGGTCCAAACCACAGCCTGGTCGCCCTGTTCACGATCCTGCGGCATCGGCATCTCTGTGCGAGTCAACAACGACAACAGCAAGTGTGAGATGAGAAAAGAGCGCCGACTCTGCCTGCTCCGGCCGTGTGATAAAAACACCCTAAAGAGACTGAAG ATGCCAAAAGGGAAAACCTGCAAACCCAAATTCCAGGCCAGTAAAGCAGAGAAGCTCTCACTGTCCGGCTGCACCAGCGTTAAGAAGCACCGGCCGACATACTGCGGCGTCTGCACAGACAAGCGCTGCTGCGTTCCCAATAAGTCCAAAATGGTGAACGTCGAGTTCCACTGCAAAGGAGGATCCAATGTGCGCTGGAAGATGCAGTGGATCACGTCCTGCGTGTGTCAGAGGAAGTGCAGTAACGCTGATGACATGTTTTCAGAGCTGCACTTGATCTAA